One window of Argonema galeatum A003/A1 genomic DNA carries:
- a CDS encoding transposase, whose amino-acid sequence MTSWENPIKKAVWQLQQVCKYLPQRPISLWDSEYGCAPFILKTASIPADKLIRLRSNLCLRTSPPPYCGKGRPRLHGDKFKLNDSTTWTTAIESVELEHPTLGQNLG is encoded by the coding sequence ATTACCAGTTGGGAAAATCCCATCAAGAAAGCCGTATGGCAACTCCAACAAGTCTGTAAATATTTACCCCAAAGACCGATTTCTTTGTGGGATAGCGAATATGGATGCGCCCCTTTTATCCTCAAAACCGCTTCGATTCCCGCCGACAAATTAATCCGACTCCGCTCCAATTTATGTTTACGGACTTCGCCGCCACCATATTGTGGTAAGGGTCGTCCTCGCCTACATGGAGATAAGTTTAAACTTAATGATTCTACCACTTGGACAACAGCAATTGAAAGTGTAGAATTAGAACATCCGACATTAGGACAGAACTTAGGATGA